The Acholeplasma laidlawii PG-8A DNA window TTTGTTGGGTAACTTTTTATTTATTAAGGAGGTTGCCACATGCAACAAATTATAGAGTTTCTACAAAACAATATGCAAATTATAGAGATAAGTTTAATTACTATCTTTGCGATTGCATTAATCATCTTATTTATCTTCGCTTTTAGAGTAGAAGGTAAAATCGAAAGTCATACTAAGAGAGTGAAAAAAATGGTTACCATATCCATTTTATCTGCTATCAGTGTGATACTTTATTATTTCATAAAGTTCCCGCTGGGCTGGATCATACCATTTATTCCACAATTTTTGGATATTCAATTCTCGGCAGTACCAATTTATATTGGTGGATTTATGTTTGGTCCAATTAGTGGTAGTATAATTGCTATTATTAGGTTCATTGTAAAATTACCTGGATCCTCCACACTTGGTACAGGAGAATTAGCTGACTTACTTATTGGACTTGCTACTGTATTAGTATCTTCAATCATGTATCATAGAAATAAGACAAAAAAGACTGCAAAAAGAGCTTCAATTTCAATTGTATTTGTTTGGGTTATTGCAGCAGTTTTATCTAACTGGTTATTCATATTACCTTTCTATATGAATCTTTACGGTTTTGATGCTGTCTTAGGGATGTTAACAGTAATACCGGGTGTAAATGAACAAAATTATATGTTGTTATATATTTTATATGCAGTTATACCATTTAACATTGTTTTATCAGGTATGGTAAGTTTCTTGACATTTGTTTTATACAAACGTTTATCCATTGTTTACAAAAAGATTTAGTTAATTATTCTATAATTAGTGTAAGTATGCGTTTTCATTGCAAGATTACTTTCACTAAAGTTTTAATTATTGTATAATATAGGTGGAAAAATTCTATAAAAAATTTTATAAAGGAGAATTAAAATATGCCATTTATTACAAGCGTATATGCTAGAGAAGTACTTGATAGCCGCGGTAACCCAACTGTTGAAGTTGAAATCGTTACAGACTCAGGTGCATTTGGTAGAACATTAGTACCATCAGGTGCTTCAACAGGTGAACACGAAGCTGTTGAATTACGTGACGGTGATAAATCACGTTACTTAGGTAAAGGTGTTTTAAAAGCTGTTGAAAATGTTAATGACATTATCGGACCAGCAATCTTAGGAGATTCAGTTTTAGATCAAGTAGCTCTTGATAGAAAATTAATCGCTTTAGATGGTACAAAAAACAAAGGTAAATTAGGTGCAAACGCTATTTTAGGTGTTTCAATCGCTGCTGCTAAAGCTGCTGCTGATTTATTAAACCTTGAATTATACCAATACTTAGGCGGATTTAACGCTAAACAATTACCAGTACCAATGATGAATATCATCAATGGTGGTGCACACTCAGATGCTCCAATCGACTTCCAAGAATTCATGATTTTCCCAGTAGGTGCGCCTTCATTTAAAGAAGCTATCCGTTGGGGAGCTGAAATCTTCCATGCTTTAAAAGCTATTTTAAAGAAAAAAGGTCTTTCAACTGCAGTAGGTGATGAAGGTGGATTTGCTCCAAACTTAGCATCTAATGAAGATACAATTGATAACATCTTAGAAGCTATTAAAAATGCTGGTTATAAAGCTGGTGAAGAAGTATTTATCGGTTTTGACGTAGCTGCTTCAGAATTCTTTGATAAAGCTAAAGGTAAATATGTATTCAAAAAATCTACTAAAGAAGAATTTACTTCTGCTGAATTAGTAGAATACTATGCTGGATTAGTTCAAAAATACCCAATCATCTCAATCGAAGATGGTATGGATGAAAATGACTGGGATGGCTGGAAGTTATTAACTGACAAATTAGGTTCAAAAATCCAATTAGTTGGGGATGACCTATTTGTTACAAACACTGAATATCTTGCAAGAGGTATCAAAACAAACACAGCAAACTCAATTTTAGTTAAAGTAAACCAAATCGGTACATTAACTGAAACATTTGACGCAATCGAAATGGCTAAACGTGCTGGTTATACAGCAGTTATCTCACACCGTTCAGGTGAAACAGAAGATACAACAATTGCTGATATCGCTGTTGCTGCAAATACAGGACAAATTAAAACTGGTTCAGCTTCACGTACAGACCGTGTTGCTAAATACAACCAATTAATGCGTATTGAAGATCAACTAGGTGAAGATGCTGTTTACTTAGGTAAAGATTCTTTCTACAACCTAAAAAAATAAGTTTAAAACCTTAAAAGAAAGTGCTGCAATTTATTTGCAGCACTTTTTATTATGTTTTATAAGATAAATGATATATATTTCATATATAAAATCCATATTCTTTCAGTGAGTGGCTGTTATCATGTTATAATATTTAGTGATAGACATTGAATTAAACATATACATTATGGGGGGGGAATCTTATGAGAATAGCACTTATCGCACACGATAAAAAGAAAGATTTAATGATTCAATTTACTAAAGATCATGAAGACTATTTATCAAACCATACATTATACGCAACCGGGACAACTGGTACACGTATTATGGAACACACAAAACTTAAAGTTAATTTAAAGAAATCAGGTCCACTCGGTGGTGACCAAGAAATTGGTTCAATGATCGCTAATGGTAAACTCGATTTAGTATTTTTCTTTAGAGACCCATTAACTGCTCAACCACATGAACCTGATGTATCTGCACTATTAAGACTTTGTGATGTTTATGATGTTCCACTAGCAACAAACAATGCTGCTGCGGACTTGTTTATCAAACACTTAAAAGGGAAGTAATCTATATGAAACAAGAGTTCACACCTAAAGAACTCCAAAAGATGGAGCAACAAAGACGTAAAAAAAGAAATGTGAAAGACTTTATTAATAAGGATTATATTGATGAAAAAGGTGATGCCATTGTTGATGTAGTCATCAATGACCGCAGTCAACTATTTTCACCATATTCTAATAAGATGTTATTAAAAAATGAAATATTTACGTACTTAGATACAATCGCCGATCCGATACCTAATATTTATCCATTAGTGATTAATTTTATTGTTACAGACTTATCGACCATTAACCAAGAATATGTTAAAGAAGCTTTAAAAAGATATTACTGGTTTAGTTATAAGGCAATGGAATCTAAACTAAAAAGAGATTTTATATTTATATTTGTTTATTTTATACTAGGTTTATTATTGATCATTGGTTTTAACTTGATTAATTTTAATGAACTAGGTATAAATTCAACTTGGCAAAGTGTTATAGAAAGTGTAATTACTATCTTTGTATGGGTCATTGTATGGGAAGCTATTTCTCAACTCATTATTGGACGTAAAGAAAAAAAGGATGAAATGCTTAACGAAAAGCAAATGGCTCTAGCAGAAATTAAGTTTTATGAAAGTTTAAGTGATGCAGATACTAAAGTCAATTAAGAAAAACAAGAAAAGAGGTGTCTGACACCATGAATAAAGAATTCATTAAATGGTTTTATGACCAAAAAAGTATACAAGTAACTTATGAACTTGTAAAAGAAGTATATAAAGAAAAAACAGATGAATTATTAGAAGCACATAAAGAATATTTTGATATTATTGATAACACACATATTCAATTAAAAAAGCGCTATGCATTAGGTAAAATTACGATTAAAAGAACTATCGCTTTTTTAATGATGCCAGAAGGCGCAAAAGATATTGCTATTGATTTATTTGATTTAAATGGAGCAATGGAAAGTGATATTGTACTTGCAGATATTGTAGGATACAATCCATACATTAAAGAGATTATTCACTCAAATCTAACTAAATTAATCGCAGACGTTAAAATACGTAGTGATAAGAAGATGAGATTTGATGCCAATGAAGCTCAGAATAAATTGATTATTGTAAAAGATGTACCAGATTACCTTGTAGATGGACATGTGGTGCTACTAGATGTAACTGAGGTTACAAGAACTCAAATATTTACCAAATTTAGAGAAGTTATTGGTCATAAAAACGATCCTGACATGGAAATTGTTAAGATTGTTTATGAGTATGAATGGCCACTTAAATTTAGTAAAGAAGTATTAAATGAACTACATCATATTAAAATTGATCATGAATATGAACGTAAAACAAGAAGAGATATCACAGATAAATTAGTTGTAACAATTGATGGTGCAGATGCTAAAGACTTAGATGATGCGATTAGTTTAGAATATTTAGAAAATGGTAACTTCAAATTAGGTGTTCATATTGCAGACGTCTCATACTTTGTAAAAGAAGGTAGTTATTTAAATGAGGCAGCTTATAACCGTGCAACATCTGTTTATTTAGCAGATAGAGTTATCCCTATGATACCTCATGGTTTAAGTAATGATTTATGTAGTTTAAATCCAAACGAAGATAAATACACAATTACTTGTGAAATGGAATTAAACCCTGATATTGAAGTAGTTAACTATGATATTTATGCATCTATTATTCAAAGTAAACATCGTCTAACTTATCATGATGTCAATCAGTTGTTTAAAGAACATCAATCTACTGGTTTTAAGGAAGTAGATAAGATGTTATTTACAATGAATGAAATTGCTCAAAAGTTAAAACAAATCCGCACAAAACGTGGTGCGATAGATTTTAATTCTACAGAACTTAAATTTGTATTAGATGTTAATGGTGATGTTCTAGGTGTTGAAGAGCGTACCACAGATGAGGCGGAAGCACTCATTGAATCTTTCATGATTCTTGCAAATGAAACGGTCTCAAGACATTTCTTCTTTAATGATTTACCGGGTATCTACAGAGTGCATGAAAAGCCTACTTCTGAAAAATTAGATATTGCTTTTGAATCCAGTGCTAAACTTGGGTTTCGAGTTGATCAAAGTGCTAAATCAAGTGCTCAAAAACTTCAAAGATTAACCAAGAAAGTTGCCCAGACACCTTACGAATATATCATTAACATGATTTTATTAAGAAGTATGCAAAAAGCAATCTACTCAGAAAAACCAATTGGTCACTTCGGTCTAGCTAGTGCATACTACTCACACTTTACATCACCGATTAGAAGATATCCTGACCTTTTACTCCACCGTATGATTAGAGACTTAATGCTTAACAATCCGGATGCTGAAACTCTAAAAAAACTAAAGAAACACTATAGAGATTTAATGCCTTCCTATTCAGAACATACATCTAATCAAGAACGTCAAGCTGTAAATATGGAAAGAGAAGTCAATAAATTAAAGAGCCGTCAATATATGGCACAATTTATCAATCAATCATTTGATGGACAAATTGTATCGATGATGCCAAGTGGTTTCTTTGTAAAATTAGAAAATGGTATTGAAGGTTTAGTAAATGTTAGAAACGTTAATCAATATTTAATCTATGATGATGAAGCACTCTTATTTTATACAGAACGTGGTAAAAGATACCGCTTAGGTGATAAAATTAGAGTGAAACTGATTAAAGTAGATGAAGTGGAAAATAATATCGACTTTACAATTGATCCACAAAATCACGCAGAAGACTATAAAGCACATAAAACAAGTACATCTAAGGTCAAGCGTAAACCAAATCCTGCGGATATGGGTAAATCTAGAAAGACTAAATCGAAAGCGCCAAAAAGTGGTAAAAAAGGATTTGGACCTA harbors:
- a CDS encoding ECF transporter S component, which codes for MQQIIEFLQNNMQIIEISLITIFAIALIILFIFAFRVEGKIESHTKRVKKMVTISILSAISVILYYFIKFPLGWIIPFIPQFLDIQFSAVPIYIGGFMFGPISGSIIAIIRFIVKLPGSSTLGTGELADLLIGLATVLVSSIMYHRNKTKKTAKRASISIVFVWVIAAVLSNWLFILPFYMNLYGFDAVLGMLTVIPGVNEQNYMLLYILYAVIPFNIVLSGMVSFLTFVLYKRLSIVYKKI
- the rnr gene encoding ribonuclease R; this encodes MNKEFIKWFYDQKSIQVTYELVKEVYKEKTDELLEAHKEYFDIIDNTHIQLKKRYALGKITIKRTIAFLMMPEGAKDIAIDLFDLNGAMESDIVLADIVGYNPYIKEIIHSNLTKLIADVKIRSDKKMRFDANEAQNKLIIVKDVPDYLVDGHVVLLDVTEVTRTQIFTKFREVIGHKNDPDMEIVKIVYEYEWPLKFSKEVLNELHHIKIDHEYERKTRRDITDKLVVTIDGADAKDLDDAISLEYLENGNFKLGVHIADVSYFVKEGSYLNEAAYNRATSVYLADRVIPMIPHGLSNDLCSLNPNEDKYTITCEMELNPDIEVVNYDIYASIIQSKHRLTYHDVNQLFKEHQSTGFKEVDKMLFTMNEIAQKLKQIRTKRGAIDFNSTELKFVLDVNGDVLGVEERTTDEAEALIESFMILANETVSRHFFFNDLPGIYRVHEKPTSEKLDIAFESSAKLGFRVDQSAKSSAQKLQRLTKKVAQTPYEYIINMILLRSMQKAIYSEKPIGHFGLASAYYSHFTSPIRRYPDLLLHRMIRDLMLNNPDAETLKKLKKHYRDLMPSYSEHTSNQERQAVNMEREVNKLKSRQYMAQFINQSFDGQIVSMMPSGFFVKLENGIEGLVNVRNVNQYLIYDDEALLFYTERGKRYRLGDKIRVKLIKVDEVENNIDFTIDPQNHAEDYKAHKTSTSKVKRKPNPADMGKSRKTKSKAPKSGKKGFGPKKNR
- a CDS encoding methylglyoxal synthase — its product is MRIALIAHDKKKDLMIQFTKDHEDYLSNHTLYATGTTGTRIMEHTKLKVNLKKSGPLGGDQEIGSMIANGKLDLVFFFRDPLTAQPHEPDVSALLRLCDVYDVPLATNNAAADLFIKHLKGK
- the eno gene encoding phosphopyruvate hydratase, with protein sequence MPFITSVYAREVLDSRGNPTVEVEIVTDSGAFGRTLVPSGASTGEHEAVELRDGDKSRYLGKGVLKAVENVNDIIGPAILGDSVLDQVALDRKLIALDGTKNKGKLGANAILGVSIAAAKAAADLLNLELYQYLGGFNAKQLPVPMMNIINGGAHSDAPIDFQEFMIFPVGAPSFKEAIRWGAEIFHALKAILKKKGLSTAVGDEGGFAPNLASNEDTIDNILEAIKNAGYKAGEEVFIGFDVAASEFFDKAKGKYVFKKSTKEEFTSAELVEYYAGLVQKYPIISIEDGMDENDWDGWKLLTDKLGSKIQLVGDDLFVTNTEYLARGIKTNTANSILVKVNQIGTLTETFDAIEMAKRAGYTAVISHRSGETEDTTIADIAVAANTGQIKTGSASRTDRVAKYNQLMRIEDQLGEDAVYLGKDSFYNLKK